The genomic window AGAGTTGGAAAGAATCACATCCTTGACCTGCTCGCCTAAAGCTTCTTTAAAAGACGCTATGAGCTTTTCAAAAGACTTTTTAACCTTCTCATCAACTTTTTGCTCTCCAAGTTCTTGAAGCGTCTCAGATGCACTTGCATCTTTCAGAGGTGTTTTATCGTATTCACCAACTCCAGGCATCACAAAGCCATCTACCTCATCGCTCATCAATAAAACTTCATACCCTTTCTGTGCATATTTTTCAAGTATCGGGGAAGCTTTTAAAAGCTCTAGATTCTCTCCGATAATATAATAGATGCTTTTTTGCCCCTCAGGCATATTTTCTTTATAGGTTTTTAAAGAAATGCTTCCCTCTTGTTTAGACGAATGAAATCTTAAGAGATTTAAAATTTTTTCCTTATTTTCATAATCGCTATAAAGCCCTTCTTTTAAAACTCTTCCAAACTGGGAATAAAATTTTTCATAAGCCACATTGTCTTTGGCAATATTTTCAATCTCACCCAATATTTTTTTGACTGAAGCTGACCTGATATTGGCCAAAATCTTGTTTTGTTGCAAGATCTCCCGACTAACATTTAAAGGCAAATCTTCACTATCAATCACACCACGCACAAAACGCAAATACTGCGGCAACAATTCTTTATCATCATCAGTAATGAACACTCGCTTAACATAAAGCTTCACTCCGGATTTATAATCCACTCGGTAAAGATCAAATGGGGCAACACTTGGAATAAAAAATAAAGTGGAATACTCCAATGTTCCTTCCACTTTGCTATGAATCCATCTCATCGGTTCGGTATTATCGTGTGCAAAACTTTTATAGAACTCTTTATAATCCTCATCTTTGAGATCATTTTTACTCATTTTCCAAATCGCCTTAGCGGTATTGAGCTGTTCGTTTTTGTCTTCTTTGATTTCTTTTTTATTTTCGCCCTCACCTTCAAATTTTGTCTCAATATAACTCAAATAGATTGGGAACGGGATATGTTCGGAATATTTTTTAACAATATTTTCTATTTCCCACCGACTTGCAAAACTTGAATCCTCATCTTTGAGATAAAGCGTAATTTGTGTCCCTTGAGAGTCTTTTACACACGAGGATATTTCATATTCCCCCTTCCCATCACTTATCCAAGTATAAGCTTTGTCTTCGCCTGCCTTTTTAGTTTGCACAATAACTTTATCTGCAACCATAAATGCAGAGTAAAATCCGACTCCAAACTGCCCAATAAGAGCGGAATCTTTCTTCTTATCCCCACTCAAAGAAGCCAGAAAACTTTTTGTTCCTGATTTTGCAATGGTCCCAAGATTTGCAATGAGCTCCTCTTCAGTCATTCCAATCCCGTTATCTTCGATAGTGAGGGTTTTTTTCTTCTCATCAAAGCTTAGATTAATACGAGGATCGAATTTTAAATCCTTTAGCTTTGTGTCTGTAAGCGTAAGATAATTCAATTTATCAAGCGCATCTGAAGCATTTGAAATCAATTCACGCAAAAATATTTCTTTATTGGAATAAAGTGAGTGAATCATTAGATCTAACAATTGATTGATCTCAGTCTGAAAAGTATGTTTTTTGTTTTTACTCATAGGTAACTCCTAATTTTTATGATTATTTATTTTGGCAATTATACCACATAAATGATAAATCCAAATAATATTTATAGACTAAGCATAAATCTTATTTAGTTCATTAATATAAACTTTTATTAGCGAAGCAACACTAAGCATATTTCTAAAAATATTACAAATATTAAACAGATAATAACGTTACTTTTCGTATTGATCGTGCTTTCAGACCAAAAGAAATAATCAATATTTTGTCAATTTTTTGACAACTATTAACAAAATAGTCTTAAAATTAAATTTCGATCTAGCAAGAAAGCTACTTCAGAAAATTTCATTAAGGAGAAACGATGAAACTCAATCCAAAAGAGTTAGATAAGCTAATGCTCCACTATGCTGGAGAATTAGCCAAAAAACGCAAAGAAAGAGGAATTAAACTCAATTATGTCGAAGCGATTGCTTTGATCAGCAGTGAGATTATGGAAATGGCAAGAGAAGGTAAAAAAACCGTTGCAGAACTAATGAGCGAAGGTAAAAAAATTCTCAAAGCCGAAGATGTAATGGACGGCGTAGCCTCTATGATTCACGAAGTGGGTATTGAAGCAGGCTTCCCAGATGGAACCAAACTTGTAACAGTTCATACTCCTATTGAAGATAATGGAAAACTTACCCCCGGTGAATTTATCCTTAAAAATGAAGACATAGAAATCAATAAAGGCAAACAAGCAATTGAAATCAAAGTCACTAACAAAGGAGATAGAGCAATTCAG from Helicobacter sp. 12S02232-10 includes these protein-coding regions:
- the ureA gene encoding urease subunit alpha, with translation MKLNPKELDKLMLHYAGELAKKRKERGIKLNYVEAIALISSEIMEMAREGKKTVAELMSEGKKILKAEDVMDGVASMIHEVGIEAGFPDGTKLVTVHTPIEDNGKLTPGEFILKNEDIEINKGKQAIEIKVTNKGDRAIQVGSHFHFFETNKLLEFDREKAYGKRLDIPSGTSVRFEPGETKTVSLIEVGGNKRTFGFNNLADSQVNDDNKHIAMNNAKAKGFSK
- the htpG gene encoding molecular chaperone HtpG, whose amino-acid sequence is MSKNKKHTFQTEINQLLDLMIHSLYSNKEIFLRELISNASDALDKLNYLTLTDTKLKDLKFDPRINLSFDEKKKTLTIEDNGIGMTEEELIANLGTIAKSGTKSFLASLSGDKKKDSALIGQFGVGFYSAFMVADKVIVQTKKAGEDKAYTWISDGKGEYEISSCVKDSQGTQITLYLKDEDSSFASRWEIENIVKKYSEHIPFPIYLSYIETKFEGEGENKKEIKEDKNEQLNTAKAIWKMSKNDLKDEDYKEFYKSFAHDNTEPMRWIHSKVEGTLEYSTLFFIPSVAPFDLYRVDYKSGVKLYVKRVFITDDDKELLPQYLRFVRGVIDSEDLPLNVSREILQQNKILANIRSASVKKILGEIENIAKDNVAYEKFYSQFGRVLKEGLYSDYENKEKILNLLRFHSSKQEGSISLKTYKENMPEGQKSIYYIIGENLELLKASPILEKYAQKGYEVLLMSDEVDGFVMPGVGEYDKTPLKDASASETLQELGEQKVDEKVKKSFEKLIASFKEALGEQVKDVILSNSLSSPAALVGDEQNAMMINLMRQMGQEPPVQKKTMEINANHPILEKLKNKDDKELLSDIAHLLYASAKLLESGSIENAKDFADRLNNTILKTL